The following proteins come from a genomic window of Myroides odoratus DSM 2801:
- the apaG gene encoding Co2+/Mg2+ efflux protein ApaG codes for MVSKQTKGVNVTVETLYEGFFQRSNSMQFAFSYEITIENQSDSTIQIHSRHWEIYDSLNAKEIVEGLGVVGEQPLILPNETYTYSSGCVLTSTSGAMHGYYNVIRTENQEMITVEIPFFKLVAPFILN; via the coding sequence ATGGTATCAAAACAAACCAAAGGAGTAAATGTAACAGTAGAAACACTGTATGAAGGTTTTTTTCAACGAAGTAATAGCATGCAATTTGCTTTTAGTTATGAAATTACCATCGAAAATCAGAGCGATTCTACCATACAGATCCACTCGCGTCATTGGGAAATTTACGATTCACTCAATGCCAAAGAAATTGTAGAAGGCTTGGGTGTTGTAGGGGAACAACCCCTTATTTTACCCAATGAAACCTACACCTATAGCAGTGGTTGTGTATTGACCTCTACTTCTGGAGCGATGCATGGATATTACAATGTCATTCGCACAGAAAATCAAGAAATGATTACGGTTGAAATTCCCTTCTTTAAACTCGTAGCGCCCTTTATTTTAAATTAG
- a CDS encoding type IX secretion system plug protein, whose amino-acid sequence MLNVKWLFIFFFCTLLTQAQSTQDYTANYIKMAAFMNNDQAVTPFFPLNESFALEFDDLYGDEGNYYYRVQAYNYDWTPSQLRPIEYIKGMDNQRIQQYNTSFNTLQMYTHYKLTIPNSMYRITKSGNYILEIYDEDNQVVIRRKFVLYENTVGVGAQVKRARDLTYIDTKQSLELTIKLGDQTYQNPTANIKVALFQNGRWDSYITKVPPQYTIGTDLIYKYDKETSFWGSNQFRYFDNSDLKQANNMIYFNGKENDMYKTTLYPITGWLDKKYSYYPDINGSFRVRNIYGKKAEIEAEYSWVYFTFQPVGEDKNEVYFVTGMFNNYELTPEHQLTYNPETDRFEKAILIKQGFTNYNITAVVKGKVSTEHNPDGNHALTTNKYQVLVYYKGNTDLYDRVIGFAEANAEQITY is encoded by the coding sequence ATGTTGAACGTAAAATGGCTTTTTATTTTCTTTTTTTGCACGTTGCTTACTCAAGCACAGTCAACACAGGATTATACTGCCAACTACATCAAAATGGCTGCTTTCATGAATAATGATCAAGCTGTCACTCCTTTCTTTCCCTTAAATGAGAGCTTTGCACTCGAATTTGACGATTTGTATGGAGATGAAGGAAATTACTACTACCGTGTTCAGGCTTATAACTACGATTGGACCCCTTCTCAATTGAGACCGATTGAATACATCAAGGGAATGGACAATCAACGCATCCAACAGTACAACACTTCATTCAATACGTTGCAGATGTACACCCATTACAAGTTGACCATCCCGAACTCCATGTATCGCATTACCAAAAGCGGTAACTACATCTTAGAGATTTACGATGAAGATAATCAAGTAGTCATCCGACGCAAATTTGTCTTGTATGAAAATACGGTTGGTGTGGGTGCACAGGTAAAAAGAGCAAGAGATTTAACCTATATCGATACGAAACAATCTTTAGAACTGACCATTAAATTAGGGGATCAAACGTATCAAAATCCAACAGCGAATATCAAAGTAGCGTTGTTCCAAAATGGTCGTTGGGATTCATATATTACCAAAGTTCCCCCTCAATATACCATTGGTACAGATTTAATTTACAAATACGACAAGGAGACTAGTTTTTGGGGAAGCAACCAATTTCGCTATTTTGACAATAGTGATTTAAAACAAGCCAACAACATGATTTACTTCAATGGGAAGGAAAACGACATGTATAAAACGACGCTTTACCCGATTACAGGATGGTTGGATAAGAAATATTCTTACTACCCCGATATCAACGGTTCGTTTAGAGTGCGTAATATCTATGGAAAAAAGGCGGAAATTGAAGCAGAATACAGCTGGGTATATTTCACCTTTCAACCTGTAGGTGAGGATAAAAACGAGGTGTACTTTGTTACGGGGATGTTCAACAATTATGAATTAACCCCAGAGCATCAGTTGACCTACAATCCAGAAACGGATCGTTTTGAGAAAGCCATTCTCATCAAGCAAGGATTCACCAATTACAACATTACAGCCGTGGTAAAAGGTAAAGTTAGCACCGAGCACAACCCGGACGGGAATCACGCTCTGACCACAAATAAATATCAAGTTTTAGTATATTATAAAGGAAATACTGATTTATATGATCGTGTTATCGGTTTTGCAGAAGCAAATGCAGAACAGATTACGTACTAA
- the hxpB gene encoding hexitol phosphatase HxpB, whose protein sequence is MITTVLFDMDGVLIDSEKFWQQAEREVFTAVGCQWSEAIAHQTTGQTTRAVTELWYRLFPWTGHSLEEVEQAVIDRVDELVRQEGEIKRGVLATLTFLQAQGIKIGLATNSTPSLIQTVLTRLDIHSFFQTTVSALDVPQGKPAPDVYLQAAQNLNSQPEHCLVVEDSFTGATAGKNAGMTVFVVPELEFYEDPKFNLADRKLFNLEEFEENFLALNYVTP, encoded by the coding sequence ATGATTACGACCGTACTTTTTGATATGGATGGCGTTTTAATTGATTCTGAAAAATTTTGGCAACAAGCAGAAAGAGAAGTTTTTACTGCTGTTGGTTGTCAATGGAGTGAAGCAATAGCCCATCAAACCACTGGACAAACCACAAGAGCAGTAACTGAACTTTGGTATCGTTTATTTCCTTGGACTGGCCATTCACTCGAAGAAGTAGAACAAGCCGTTATCGACCGCGTAGATGAACTAGTTCGCCAAGAAGGAGAAATCAAAAGAGGGGTTTTAGCCACCTTAACCTTTTTACAAGCCCAAGGGATTAAAATTGGTTTAGCGACAAACTCTACGCCTTCGTTGATTCAAACTGTTTTAACGCGATTGGATATTCATTCCTTTTTTCAAACGACAGTATCTGCATTGGATGTCCCTCAAGGCAAACCCGCTCCTGATGTGTATCTACAAGCTGCACAAAATCTAAACAGTCAACCAGAGCATTGCCTTGTTGTTGAAGATTCTTTTACAGGAGCTACAGCAGGTAAAAATGCTGGAATGACCGTCTTTGTGGTTCCTGAATTGGAGTTTTACGAAGACCCTAAATTTAATTTAGCAGATAGAAAACTATTTAATTTAGAGGAATTTGAAGAAAATTTCTTAGCTTTAAATTACGTAACCCCTTAA
- a CDS encoding class I SAM-dependent methyltransferase, producing MKKLFKTILNIIPRPILIRLSYLVRPIFAWYLKGDRYTDPIDGKSFKSFLPYGYAKQRNNVLSPSTLSLERHRLLWLYLQRETDFFTAPHHVLHFAPEQAFYKRFKKQANLTYTTTDLESPLADVKADICNLPFADHSFDIILCNHVLEHIPDDTKAMQELYRILKPGGMGIFQVPQDLNRATTFQDDSITDPKERTLLFGQYDHVRVYGTDYFDKLRQIGFTVIEEDYTHRLTPAEVEKYCLAAGEIIPVCFKPL from the coding sequence ATGAAGAAACTTTTCAAAACAATACTGAACATTATACCTCGACCGATTTTAATTCGGTTGAGTTATCTTGTTCGACCTATTTTTGCCTGGTACCTCAAAGGTGATCGCTATACGGATCCTATTGATGGCAAAAGTTTTAAAAGTTTTTTACCTTATGGCTATGCCAAACAGCGAAACAACGTACTTTCTCCAAGCACGTTGTCTTTAGAAAGACATCGTTTGTTATGGCTGTACTTACAAAGAGAAACTGATTTTTTCACGGCTCCACATCACGTCTTGCACTTTGCCCCTGAACAAGCCTTTTATAAGCGCTTTAAAAAACAGGCCAATTTAACGTATACCACGACAGATTTAGAATCGCCTTTAGCGGATGTCAAAGCAGATATCTGTAACTTACCTTTTGCGGATCATTCATTTGATATAATCTTGTGTAATCACGTATTGGAACACATTCCCGATGATACCAAAGCCATGCAAGAATTATATCGCATCCTAAAACCTGGTGGTATGGGCATTTTTCAAGTTCCTCAAGACTTGAATAGAGCAACTACTTTTCAAGATGACAGCATCACAGACCCCAAAGAGCGCACCTTGCTGTTTGGTCAATATGATCACGTTCGCGTTTATGGAACAGATTATTTTGATAAACTGCGTCAGATTGGTTTTACGGTTATTGAAGAGGATTACACCCATCGACTTACCCCAGCCGAAGTGGAAAAATATTGTTTAGCAGCGGGAGAAATTATCCCAGTTTGTTTCAAACCACTGTAA
- the map gene encoding type I methionyl aminopeptidase produces the protein MIIPKTLEQIELMRQSALLVSKTLGMLATELKPGVTTLELDKKAEEFIRDHGAVPGFKGLYGCPSTILTSVNEQIVHGLPTDKPIIEGDIVSIDCGTVMNGYYGDHAYTFEVGEVAPETKRLLQITKESLYVGIREFKLGNRVEDVGSAIQRYCEKEGYTVVRELVGHGLGTKMHEAPEMPNYGKPGRGKKFVEGMVVAIEPMINLGTRNIKQLNDGWTIVTRDGKPSAHFEHDVALVNGKPELLSTFQYIYQALGIQSNEEDEFRANPLVL, from the coding sequence ATGATCATTCCAAAAACTCTAGAACAAATTGAGTTGATGAGACAAAGTGCCCTTTTAGTTTCTAAAACATTAGGGATGCTTGCAACAGAGCTAAAGCCAGGAGTAACGACTTTAGAATTAGATAAAAAAGCAGAAGAATTTATCAGAGATCACGGTGCAGTACCGGGATTCAAAGGATTATATGGATGTCCTTCTACTATTTTGACTAGTGTAAACGAGCAAATTGTACATGGACTACCAACAGATAAACCCATTATAGAAGGTGATATCGTATCGATTGACTGTGGAACAGTTATGAATGGATACTATGGTGACCATGCCTATACCTTTGAAGTAGGTGAAGTTGCACCTGAAACAAAGCGTTTATTGCAAATCACCAAAGAATCGCTTTACGTTGGGATTCGCGAATTCAAATTGGGTAACCGCGTAGAAGATGTAGGAAGTGCTATTCAGCGCTATTGCGAAAAAGAAGGCTATACGGTAGTACGTGAATTAGTAGGTCACGGACTAGGAACAAAAATGCACGAAGCTCCTGAGATGCCGAATTACGGTAAACCAGGAAGAGGAAAGAAATTCGTTGAAGGTATGGTTGTTGCGATTGAACCTATGATTAACTTAGGAACAAGAAACATCAAACAACTGAATGACGGATGGACTATCGTTACGCGTGATGGAAAACCATCCGCACACTTTGAGCACGATGTGGCTTTAGTGAATGGTAAACCAGAATTGTTATCTACGTTCCAATACATTTACCAAGCCTTGGGAATCCAAAGCAATGAAGAAGATGAGTTTAGAGCTAATCCTTTAGTTTTATAA
- a CDS encoding VOC family protein: MKITALTLETANLHNIIHFYQHTLGLALTAQTQNEVHFQAGDTKLIFQEKKDSPAFYHLAFNIATNHLAQAIAWAEAHNLELLPSPKAEVITYFDAWKAQSIYFWDLNGNLLEFIAREDIQTVLDQPFTPKEMLNISEIGIVTAQPMQTAEGIMQQTGLQYFDKAQPLPEFCAIGDDEGLLIFVTPERNWYPTAIKAQPGNAAIQLEVNANSYTIQASDWK; the protein is encoded by the coding sequence ATGAAGATAACAGCCTTAACCTTAGAAACAGCAAACCTACATAACATCATTCATTTTTATCAACATACCTTAGGTTTAGCACTTACCGCACAAACACAAAACGAAGTTCACTTTCAAGCAGGTGACACCAAATTGATTTTTCAAGAGAAAAAAGACAGCCCTGCTTTTTATCACCTTGCGTTTAATATTGCTACAAATCACCTAGCGCAGGCTATTGCTTGGGCAGAGGCGCATAACCTTGAACTACTTCCTTCTCCGAAAGCCGAAGTTATTACCTATTTCGATGCTTGGAAAGCACAATCGATTTACTTTTGGGATTTGAATGGTAATTTACTTGAATTCATTGCAAGAGAAGATATTCAAACGGTACTCGATCAACCTTTTACACCCAAAGAAATGTTGAATATTAGCGAAATCGGTATTGTAACTGCCCAACCGATGCAAACAGCAGAAGGGATTATGCAACAAACGGGATTACAGTATTTCGACAAAGCGCAACCTTTACCTGAATTCTGCGCGATTGGCGACGATGAAGGGTTACTTATCTTCGTTACTCCTGAAAGAAACTGGTATCCTACGGCAATAAAAGCCCAACCAGGCAATGCGGCGATTCAGTTAGAAGTCAATGCTAACTCTTATACCATTCAAGCTTCAGATTGGAAATAA
- the gpmI gene encoding 2,3-bisphosphoglycerate-independent phosphoglycerate mutase gives MNKKVILMILDGWGKTQDPKVSAIAHAQTPFIDSLYTQYPNTYVLTDGLNVGLPAGQMGNSEVGHMNLGAGRIVYQDLVKINMAVENKTIAHEPALQAAFAYAKENHKKVHFLGLLSDGGVHSHEKHLYGLLDAAVDYGLQDLFVHAFTDGRDVDPKSGVKHIAKLEEHIAYSPVQLASVIGRYYAMDRDKRWERVAKAYHLLVEGKGIHSTDAVKSIEASYVNQITDEFIEPIVMVDEDNHPVGKIAADDVVIFFNFRTDRGRELTHVLSQDNFPEYEMKALPLYFVTLTNYDDTFRRVHVVYDKENLHHTLGEIIAQHGKKQIRIAETEKYPHVTFFFSGGRELPFAGEQRILCPSPKVATYDLQPEMSAYDLKDALIPELQKGEVDFVCLNFANGDMVGHTGVMEAAIKACEAVDQCAKEVIEAALANNYTTIVLADHGNCETMLNEDGSPNTAHTTNPVPIILVDKDIKTINHGVLGDIAPTILKLMGLPQPKEMTRNSLV, from the coding sequence ATGAATAAGAAAGTAATTTTAATGATATTAGATGGCTGGGGAAAAACGCAAGATCCTAAAGTTTCAGCCATCGCACATGCTCAGACTCCTTTTATTGACAGCCTATATACCCAATACCCGAATACGTATGTATTAACGGACGGATTAAATGTAGGATTGCCAGCAGGTCAGATGGGAAATTCTGAAGTAGGTCATATGAACTTAGGTGCAGGTCGAATTGTGTACCAAGATTTGGTCAAAATCAATATGGCGGTTGAAAACAAAACGATTGCGCATGAACCTGCTTTGCAAGCAGCTTTTGCCTATGCAAAAGAAAACCACAAGAAAGTTCACTTTCTCGGTTTACTTTCAGATGGTGGCGTGCATTCGCATGAGAAACACTTGTATGGCTTACTTGATGCAGCTGTAGATTATGGCTTACAAGATTTATTTGTTCATGCTTTTACAGATGGACGTGATGTAGACCCGAAATCAGGAGTGAAACACATTGCTAAATTAGAAGAACACATTGCCTATTCTCCTGTTCAACTGGCTTCTGTCATTGGGCGTTATTATGCTATGGATCGCGATAAACGTTGGGAGAGAGTAGCAAAAGCCTATCATTTATTGGTAGAAGGAAAGGGAATTCACTCTACAGATGCAGTAAAAAGCATCGAAGCAAGTTACGTGAATCAAATTACAGATGAATTCATTGAACCTATCGTGATGGTTGATGAAGACAATCACCCTGTTGGTAAAATTGCAGCCGATGATGTAGTTATCTTCTTTAACTTCCGTACAGATCGTGGGCGTGAATTAACCCATGTGCTATCACAAGATAATTTCCCTGAATACGAAATGAAAGCCTTGCCTTTGTATTTTGTAACCTTAACCAACTATGATGATACTTTTAGACGTGTGCATGTGGTATACGACAAAGAGAATTTACATCATACGCTTGGAGAAATTATCGCTCAACACGGCAAAAAACAAATTAGAATTGCCGAAACAGAAAAATATCCACACGTAACCTTTTTCTTTTCAGGCGGTAGAGAATTACCTTTCGCAGGAGAGCAACGCATTTTATGTCCTTCGCCTAAAGTAGCAACCTATGATTTGCAACCCGAAATGAGCGCTTATGATTTAAAAGATGCTTTAATTCCAGAATTGCAAAAAGGAGAAGTTGACTTTGTGTGTTTAAACTTTGCCAATGGGGATATGGTTGGACATACTGGAGTAATGGAAGCGGCAATTAAAGCTTGTGAAGCAGTAGATCAATGTGCCAAAGAGGTAATTGAAGCAGCTTTAGCAAATAATTATACGACTATCGTATTAGCCGATCACGGAAACTGTGAAACCATGCTAAACGAAGACGGTAGTCCGAATACCGCACACACTACGAATCCAGTGCCAATTATTCTAGTTGATAAAGATATCAAAACCATCAACCACGGTGTTTTAGGAGATATTGCCCCAACGATTTTAAAATTAATGGGATTACCTCAACCAAAAGAAATGACGAGAAACTCCTTGGTTTAA
- a CDS encoding murein L,D-transpeptidase catalytic domain family protein has protein sequence MNYKQWIVASAALVLVGAGIAKNSIQFDSSSIQLDADITEKTETVEKTELTAEESFALKANTLFHTLDLKTFNAPSEKVFTMALKGYFKMQEEGLIKNNKLTIVDFSVSSTQKRLWVIDMEKNTVLLESVVAHGKRTGDEFATAFSNRINSHMSSLGFYKTGETYQGSNGFSMRLDGLEKGINDNARTRAIVVHGADYASPALALKQGRLGRSYGCPAVPNEVNKELIELIKEESCLFIYSTQQDYLKQSKYLI, from the coding sequence ATGAATTATAAGCAGTGGATAGTGGCTTCGGCGGCTTTGGTATTAGTTGGTGCAGGTATTGCCAAGAATTCAATTCAATTTGATAGTTCATCCATTCAATTGGATGCTGATATAACAGAAAAAACAGAAACAGTAGAAAAAACGGAATTAACAGCAGAAGAAAGTTTTGCACTAAAAGCAAATACTCTTTTTCATACGTTAGATTTAAAAACATTTAATGCTCCTTCTGAAAAAGTATTTACTATGGCGTTGAAAGGCTATTTTAAAATGCAAGAAGAAGGGTTAATCAAAAATAATAAATTGACCATTGTTGATTTTAGTGTTTCTTCTACACAAAAAAGATTATGGGTGATTGATATGGAGAAAAATACAGTGCTACTAGAATCTGTTGTTGCCCATGGCAAAAGAACAGGGGATGAGTTTGCAACTGCTTTTTCAAATCGAATCAATTCTCATATGAGCAGTTTAGGATTTTATAAAACTGGAGAAACGTATCAAGGAAGCAATGGCTTTTCTATGCGTTTAGACGGATTGGAAAAAGGAATCAATGACAATGCACGTACTCGTGCGATTGTTGTACATGGCGCAGATTATGCCTCTCCTGCCTTAGCCTTAAAACAAGGTCGTTTAGGTAGAAGTTATGGTTGCCCTGCTGTTCCAAATGAAGTAAACAAAGAATTAATCGAATTAATTAAAGAGGAGTCTTGTTTGTTTATTTACTCTACACAACAAGATTATTTAAAACAATCAAAATATTTAATCTAA
- a CDS encoding MoaF-related domain-containing protein, whose amino-acid sequence MKKISLCLLATPLLLLSCKQGDSTTKGAEPNQTSEVTQTQSTQDHGGLIGQKGILTYPDFKAEVTYLSENQLHWKTTNAEGVVSEGTETMSYKKIGDHLFFINWIERDGLTVSQVIDMQKGSVDAFLSYADETSSQGKRSANFIQGTFQLVK is encoded by the coding sequence ATGAAAAAAATCAGTTTATGTTTACTTGCAACTCCTTTGTTGCTTTTGTCTTGCAAACAAGGAGATTCAACGACAAAAGGAGCAGAGCCCAACCAAACAAGTGAGGTTACTCAGACGCAATCCACACAAGATCATGGTGGACTAATTGGACAAAAAGGAATTCTAACGTACCCTGATTTTAAAGCAGAGGTAACGTATTTGTCAGAAAATCAATTGCATTGGAAAACCACAAATGCAGAGGGAGTGGTTTCAGAAGGAACGGAAACAATGAGTTATAAAAAAATAGGGGATCACCTGTTTTTTATTAATTGGATTGAACGCGATGGCTTAACGGTTAGTCAGGTTATCGATATGCAAAAAGGAAGCGTTGATGCTTTTCTGAGCTATGCAGATGAAACAAGCAGCCAAGGAAAGCGAAGTGCAAATTTTATTCAAGGAACTTTTCAGTTGGTAAAATAA
- a CDS encoding L,D-transpeptidase family protein, translating to MEVLELSACMGDWEITPKPLNTSATMLLALEHENVALTYDSIRTKQPVYTQLRKKLSAYYALEKDSLKPFKQGKINDTIPELVAVKKHLIFLNQLADSIQTDAIYNQATAQSIKAFQTQKKLSVTGFTDTKTIEAMLRDENALKEKIIVNLERWRWFPREFSSNYILVNIPAYSLVSVSNQDTIRQHKVVVGTAARKTPILSSTLTTVVLNPTWTVPPTIKKNDLVPKASNDLSYFSRLNFTIYNSQGKVVTPENWDASKGTSYRYVQKGGPGNTLGRVKFLFQNNHAVYLHDTPSQWGFARNDRNLSSGCVRVQDPFDLTSYIFELAAPDLTKEEVDKIIASQDTKSIKVSENPIDVHLLYWTVQVDTHGKFTYFKDIYKYDEELYKRLNK from the coding sequence ATGGAAGTGTTAGAGCTAAGCGCTTGTATGGGGGATTGGGAAATAACCCCAAAGCCATTAAATACCAGTGCCACGATGCTTTTGGCCTTAGAGCATGAAAATGTTGCATTAACCTATGACAGTATTCGAACCAAACAACCGGTATACACGCAATTAAGGAAAAAATTATCTGCTTACTATGCGTTGGAAAAAGACAGTTTAAAACCGTTTAAACAAGGTAAAATTAACGATACGATTCCGGAGCTTGTTGCCGTTAAAAAACACTTGATTTTCTTAAATCAATTGGCGGATAGCATACAGACCGATGCAATTTACAATCAAGCGACAGCTCAATCCATTAAGGCCTTTCAAACCCAGAAGAAACTCAGTGTTACGGGCTTTACCGATACGAAAACCATTGAGGCTATGTTGCGCGATGAAAATGCTTTAAAAGAAAAAATTATCGTCAATTTAGAACGTTGGCGTTGGTTTCCGAGAGAATTTTCATCCAATTATATTTTGGTGAATATTCCCGCGTATAGCTTAGTTTCAGTGTCCAATCAAGATACAATTCGACAACACAAAGTTGTTGTGGGAACAGCTGCGCGTAAAACACCAATTTTAAGCTCAACCTTGACAACTGTTGTCTTGAACCCGACTTGGACTGTACCACCAACCATCAAGAAAAATGATTTGGTACCCAAAGCGAGTAACGATTTATCTTATTTTTCAAGGTTGAATTTTACGATTTACAACAGCCAAGGAAAAGTAGTTACTCCAGAAAACTGGGATGCGAGTAAAGGGACTTCCTACCGTTATGTACAAAAAGGTGGACCAGGGAATACGTTGGGGCGTGTCAAGTTTCTATTTCAAAACAACCATGCGGTTTATCTCCATGATACACCAAGTCAATGGGGGTTTGCACGCAACGACAGAAATCTGAGTTCGGGATGTGTACGTGTACAAGATCCTTTTGATTTAACCAGTTATATTTTTGAACTAGCAGCTCCAGATCTTACCAAAGAGGAAGTTGATAAGATTATTGCTTCTCAAGATACCAAGAGTATCAAAGTAAGTGAAAACCCAATTGATGTTCATTTGTTGTACTGGACAGTACAAGTAGACACCCATGGAAAGTTCACCTATTTCAAAGATATCTATAAGTATGACGAAGAGCTTTACAAGCGTTTAAATAAATAA
- a CDS encoding L,D-transpeptidase scaffold domain-containing protein — translation MIKKLVLPTVLLTCVLSSCGERSKQAMRVVYGENEVVEALNEVPSIQFDSLQTSALQEEVRLFYKTNDYHLGWFNAANRQQLLESVRDLQNDGIKIASKEIHQLVDLDATYEQLNETDKIQADFLFSTMYVNTLDNLFNGSVRAKRLYGGLGNNPKAIKYQCHDAFGLRA, via the coding sequence ATGATTAAGAAATTAGTACTCCCAACCGTATTGCTTACTTGTGTGCTTTCCTCTTGTGGTGAGCGAAGCAAGCAAGCCATGCGAGTCGTCTATGGTGAAAATGAAGTTGTTGAGGCTTTGAATGAAGTTCCCAGCATCCAATTTGATTCCCTTCAAACCAGTGCACTTCAAGAAGAAGTTCGTCTTTTTTACAAGACCAATGACTACCATTTAGGCTGGTTTAATGCTGCCAACAGACAGCAACTCTTAGAAAGTGTGCGCGATCTCCAGAATGATGGAATCAAAATTGCGTCAAAAGAAATACACCAGCTCGTGGATTTAGATGCGACGTATGAACAACTCAATGAAACAGATAAAATTCAAGCGGATTTTTTATTTTCTACGATGTATGTCAATACGTTAGACAACCTATTCAATGGAAGTGTTAGAGCTAAGCGCTTGTATGGGGGATTGGGAAATAACCCCAAAGCCATTAAATACCAGTGCCACGATGCTTTTGGCCTTAGAGCATGA